The genomic DNA GGCTGATTAAAGGCTTTATTTATTGTGGGAGTTTGCCATAGACCCCACGTTTGGTCGTCTACGAAGGTGACTGCAAGCTTACTGCTGGGtgattctcaaaaaaaaaaagcacaaaaagttaacgccgtcattatcctcaacgaTAGATAACAATTAACAAATTAAGCTGTgtcactgctctcaaccaatccattAACTACAAACCCTAAAAATAAgaatgataataagctaccacgatgcttaatgaCGCGggagattaatgatttgttaaagtttttgaagaaacaTCCTGCTACTGGTGTTTCAGTAAATGtctgtataaaaaacatatacagtgaaaccttgttAAGTGAGACACCAAAGGACCTATTACGTTGAactaaaacgaaacgagagcgcgttcggcgctttgattggccggcgcgaatttaccaaccaatcagagcgccgaacgcgctctcgtttcgttttcgtttatcgtaaagcaaactcatattgaGCCCGTATTCAATAcgaattagttttgtttattgaaacaTCCAGATTAGAAGCTGCAGGCGACTATCAAAACCGTAGcctcaattaattttataagctTTAGACGTAGCGAAGTAGTCACTCAGTGCAATATCAATATCatgtattttcaatttatatcATAACTATGTAGTTTGAATATCACTGGACAAGCCTAGTTTAGTCACTGGCACctatttaatatattacatGACATTACATTTAGATATGTAACCATTTAATCTGATATTAAcggaaaataaatcttaattacaTGGACtttagtgttttatttactttttatttgtaatttccTAAATGTCTTAGCGAATTATTCAGAAAAAATAAGCAAATCACTTGTTGTTTAATCCAAAATAATGTACACACAATTATGTAACTTACAGGGTCGGACTTAGTTAAAAGGGCCCGGGCCCCGGGAGCACAAAGCGCGAATTTCTCTTTTCTCGATGTGATTATGAGAATTATGAGCTACGCTCTATAAGACGCTGCTTAGACcttgcatattttatttataagctgaataattatatatgtagaTTAAATCTGGGGTCGAAGTCTgaataaattagtcatctacaatgtgataggggtgggacttctaacccgttaaggctgagtactacatctaattttatcaacaaaaaaataatatgggggttgaacccccaattaaaatattgaaaaatagtttttcggtaaaaataattcacaaatgattttttttttctcaccaaaacattatcaaacatatgaaaaaagtaatgaattagttagccaagctaccgtttgtcgtttttttttgtttctacgacgcatacaacctttgatatcaaaaaaagtaaaaaaaatattaaaatggccataatttttagggggagggggttcgaccccttcgacccccgactttggtcgataaaattagatgtagtactcagccttaacgagTTAGAagtcacccctatcacattgtatatgcatcaaaaatatttatattggagAAACGGAACTATTCGTCTTATCGGTTAGTGAAtgattaaaatcattaatttcttttgttGCCCTGGtattttacctaaataaaatgaagaatttgtgaatatttaatttatggtCGGCCGATAAATCTGTGATAAAGGTAATTGGTAAATTACCTTATCTAAGGTTTAGATCGTAAAATAATTGGcgtatatgtacatatatacaattTCTTGTTGTCTACCGCATTCGCATCATTTCGAGTAACCTGCGCAGTACATGTGATGATTGTCAAagcatttactttattaattctCGTGTCGTACGCAATTGGTGAATTGTGTGTGAACTACGATTTCGAACAAGGTTTCTATGAATTGTTTAGTGACAATGGCGTGTGCCATAGTCTCCCGCTCTGGTTTATCGGTAAATACGAAGATTTAAATATGATTGGAGAGAATGGGAGCACGACTTTTATCACACCTAGTTCTCAATCGTCTGCAAGTTGTGCGTCGTCATTCGTTTTTTCAATGAATTCGGGCGGTACTATCGAAGTGGACATTTACATGGAACGGTCTGATGTCAATGATCAGATTCAGGTCTTCGTCAGTCAAGTTGTGGCTGGTGGTGGCTCCTTTGTGAGAGCGAAAGCTGAGAGTGGAGTTTCGGGATACTCCGCAAATGGCACTCAAACATTGAAGATCACATTAAATGGTACAGACAATTATGAAGgatttgtaagtatatttttatatttccagtTTCATGTTTAAATAATACTGATTAGACAGACCGTCCTTTGTTCACttaatattaagatttttttaaattcttatca from Spodoptera frugiperda isolate SF20-4 chromosome 9, AGI-APGP_CSIRO_Sfru_2.0, whole genome shotgun sequence includes the following:
- the LOC118271309 gene encoding uncharacterized protein LOC118271309, coding for MIVKAFTLLILVSYAIGELCVNYDFEQGFYELFSDNGVCHSLPLWFIGKYEDLNMIGENGSTTFITPSSQSSASCASSFVFSMNSGGTIEVDIYMERSDVNDQIQVFVSQVVAGGGSFVRAKAESGVSGYSANGTQTLKITLNGTDNYEGFISIVGKAAPESVVLVDAFRYTPPHVDASYCQDPKNVLNPFSNVNTAKKTIVSINATTAINETTTYNATSSSYNSTSLNYSTTLPTVTSLETEKGSDDSGRRPRPPRPPTSIPNSNPMNLAPIITIILSLTVLSALD